A genomic region of Salvelinus namaycush isolate Seneca chromosome 7, SaNama_1.0, whole genome shotgun sequence contains the following coding sequences:
- the LOC120051340 gene encoding transcription factor Sp3-like isoform X2: MLAPEQRLKQEEMATADVEGSQSEFLQHGGASENQTTDMTAIQLTGSDRWELLTPVSTGKDAQQGVVHIPNSGMMTSNGQYVLPIGNMDSQPIYVTASGNDGSANGVSSIQYQIHNSDGTLAGFSAQGLDDGSGQIQLIQDGSHGNIGISIATTTTSDLLTQAGHMQQIQGVSLAGGTTYSGAVPMGLSGGNITFLPINSIDLESLGLAGAQTVPIATTTDGQLIMGSQALEGQEGAAKQLATLVSEANGNPDLYVPTTSSSQLPETIDGTGVLTQATAVSAGVSDPSSENYNSHNHLQQIQPILQLSGDNQGAQGQDLSQSGQTLQSVQLVNPGTFLIQAQTVTASGQIQWQTFQVQGVQSLQGLQLPQAQGGQQLTLAPVQGLSMGQGGSITLPNLQTVTVNSIGQPGIQYTQGEEAGSPADIQIKEEPDSEEWQLSGDSTLNPSDLNNLRVQMDEEDMDMSTGEGKRLRRVACTCPNCKEAGGRGSSLGKKKQHICHIVGCGKVYGKTSHLRAHLRWHSGERPFVCNWMFCGKRFTRSDELQRHRRTHTGEKKFVCAQCSKRFMRSDHLAKHIKTHQNKKGLASSSLSPPPSDTIITADGTTLILQSAAGAHDLLGNQEIPLQLVTVAPGEVME, translated from the exons accaCAGACATGACCGCCATCCAACTAACAGGTTCAGACCGTTGGGAGTTGTTAACCCCGGTCTCTACCGGGAAGGATGCGCAGCAGGGAGTCGTCCACATTCCTAACTCTGGCATGATGACCTCTAACGGCCAGTATGTTCTCCCGATCGGGAACATGGACAGTCAGCCCATCTACGTCACAGCTTCTGGCAATGACGGCTCAGCCAACGGAGTGTCCAGCATACAATACCAG ATCCACAACTCAGATGGAACTCTGGCAGGCTTCTCTGCGCAAGGATTGGACGATGGCTCGGGCCAAATCCAGCTCATCCAGGACGGTAGCCACGGCAATATCGGAATCAGCATCGCCACGACGACAACCTCTGACCTCCTAACGCAGGCTGGGCATATGCAGCAGATTCAGGGCGTGTCATTGGCTGGGGGCACGACCTATAGCGGCGCGGTTCCCATGGGGCTGTCGGGGGGTAACATAACTTTCCTCCCTATCAACAGCATAGACCTCGAATCACTAGGGCTTGCCGGCGCTCAGACGGTTCCCATAGCAACAACAACCGACGGTCAGCTGATCATGGGCTCCCAAGCGCTGGAGGGGCAGGAAGGTGCAGCCAAACAGCTAGCGACCCTAGTTAGTGAAGCTAACGGTAACCCAGACCTCTATGTGCCAACAACCTCATCATCCCAGCTGCCCGAGACCATCGACGGGACGGGGGTTCTGACCCAagctactgctgtgtctgccggGGTTTCAGACCCATCCTCAGAGAACTACAACTCCCACAACCACCTGCAGCAAATACAG CCCATCCTACAGCTGTCAGGGGACAACCAGGGGGCCCAGGGACAGGATCTATCCCAGTCTGGGCAGACGCTCCAGAGTGTCCAACTAGTCAACCCTGGAACGTTCCTCATCCAGGCCCAGACAGTCACTGCTTCAGGACAGATACAGTGGCAGACCTTCCAG gtccaaGGGGTCCAGTCTCTGCAGGGCCTCCAGCTCCCTCAGGCCCAGGGGGGCCAGCAGCTGACTCTAGCCCCAGTCCAGGGCCTCTCTATGGGTCAGGGAGGATCCATCACCCTGCCTAACCTCCAGACTGTTACAGTCAACTCTATAGGACAGCCAGGGATTCAATACACACAGGGAGAGGAGGCCGGTAGTCCTGCAG ACATCCAGATAAAGGAGGAGCCAGACTCTGAAGAGTGGCAGCTGAGTGGCGACTCCACCCTTAACCCCAGTGACCTCAACAACCTGCGTGTCCAGATGGATGAGGAAGACATGGACATGTCCACCGGGGAGGGCAAGAGGTTGAGGAGAGTCGCCTGCACCTGTCCCAACTGTAAAGAGGCTGGAGGGAG AGGGTCGAGTCTAGGTAAGAAGAAGCAGCATATCTGTCACATCGTGGGCTGTGGGAAGGTGTACGGTAAGACTTCTCACCTCAGGGCTCACCTCAGATGGCACAGCGGAGAACGGCCCTTCGTCTGCAACTGGATGTTCTGTGGCAAGCGGTTTACCAGGAGTGATGAgctacagagacacagacggaCACACACGG GAGAGAAGAAGTTTGTGTGCGCACAGTGTTCAAAGAGGTTCATGCGTAGCGACCATCTGGCCAAACATATAAAGACTCACCAGAACAAAAAAGGTCTGGCTTCCTCCTCATTGTCTCCGCCCCCCAGCGACACCATCATCACAGCAGATGGAACCACCCTCATCCTTCAATCAGCTGCTGGTGCCCACGACCTCCTAGGCAATCAGGAGATCCCACTGCAGCTGGTCACCGTAGCGCCCGGTGAGGTCATGGAATGA
- the LOC120051340 gene encoding transcription factor Sp3-like isoform X3 produces MATADVEGSQSEFLQHGGASENQTTDMTAIQLTGSDRWELLTPVSTGKDAQQGVVHIPNSGMMTSNGQYVLPIGNMDSQPIYVTASGNDGSANGVSSIQYQIHNSDGTLAGFSAQGLDDGSGQIQLIQDGSHGNIGISIATTTTSDLLTQAGHMQQIQGVSLAGGTTYSGAVPMGLSGGNITFLPINSIDLESLGLAGAQTVPIATTTDGQLIMGSQALEGQEGAAKQLATLVSEANGNPDLYVPTTSSSQLPETIDGTGVLTQATAVSAGVSDPSSENYNSHNHLQQIQVSISNASSLSQPILQLSGDNQGAQGQDLSQSGQTLQSVQLVNPGTFLIQAQTVTASGQIQWQTFQVQGVQSLQGLQLPQAQGGQQLTLAPVQGLSMGQGGSITLPNLQTVTVNSIGQPGIQYTQGEEAGSPADIQIKEEPDSEEWQLSGDSTLNPSDLNNLRVQMDEEDMDMSTGEGKRLRRVACTCPNCKEAGGRGSSLGKKKQHICHIVGCGKVYGKTSHLRAHLRWHSGERPFVCNWMFCGKRFTRSDELQRHRRTHTGEKKFVCAQCSKRFMRSDHLAKHIKTHQNKKGLASSSLSPPPSDTIITADGTTLILQSAAGAHDLLGNQEIPLQLVTVAPGEVME; encoded by the exons accaCAGACATGACCGCCATCCAACTAACAGGTTCAGACCGTTGGGAGTTGTTAACCCCGGTCTCTACCGGGAAGGATGCGCAGCAGGGAGTCGTCCACATTCCTAACTCTGGCATGATGACCTCTAACGGCCAGTATGTTCTCCCGATCGGGAACATGGACAGTCAGCCCATCTACGTCACAGCTTCTGGCAATGACGGCTCAGCCAACGGAGTGTCCAGCATACAATACCAG ATCCACAACTCAGATGGAACTCTGGCAGGCTTCTCTGCGCAAGGATTGGACGATGGCTCGGGCCAAATCCAGCTCATCCAGGACGGTAGCCACGGCAATATCGGAATCAGCATCGCCACGACGACAACCTCTGACCTCCTAACGCAGGCTGGGCATATGCAGCAGATTCAGGGCGTGTCATTGGCTGGGGGCACGACCTATAGCGGCGCGGTTCCCATGGGGCTGTCGGGGGGTAACATAACTTTCCTCCCTATCAACAGCATAGACCTCGAATCACTAGGGCTTGCCGGCGCTCAGACGGTTCCCATAGCAACAACAACCGACGGTCAGCTGATCATGGGCTCCCAAGCGCTGGAGGGGCAGGAAGGTGCAGCCAAACAGCTAGCGACCCTAGTTAGTGAAGCTAACGGTAACCCAGACCTCTATGTGCCAACAACCTCATCATCCCAGCTGCCCGAGACCATCGACGGGACGGGGGTTCTGACCCAagctactgctgtgtctgccggGGTTTCAGACCCATCCTCAGAGAACTACAACTCCCACAACCACCTGCAGCAAATACAG GTGTCCATCTCTAATGCCTCGTCCCTCTCCCAGCCCATCCTACAGCTGTCAGGGGACAACCAGGGGGCCCAGGGACAGGATCTATCCCAGTCTGGGCAGACGCTCCAGAGTGTCCAACTAGTCAACCCTGGAACGTTCCTCATCCAGGCCCAGACAGTCACTGCTTCAGGACAGATACAGTGGCAGACCTTCCAG gtccaaGGGGTCCAGTCTCTGCAGGGCCTCCAGCTCCCTCAGGCCCAGGGGGGCCAGCAGCTGACTCTAGCCCCAGTCCAGGGCCTCTCTATGGGTCAGGGAGGATCCATCACCCTGCCTAACCTCCAGACTGTTACAGTCAACTCTATAGGACAGCCAGGGATTCAATACACACAGGGAGAGGAGGCCGGTAGTCCTGCAG ACATCCAGATAAAGGAGGAGCCAGACTCTGAAGAGTGGCAGCTGAGTGGCGACTCCACCCTTAACCCCAGTGACCTCAACAACCTGCGTGTCCAGATGGATGAGGAAGACATGGACATGTCCACCGGGGAGGGCAAGAGGTTGAGGAGAGTCGCCTGCACCTGTCCCAACTGTAAAGAGGCTGGAGGGAG AGGGTCGAGTCTAGGTAAGAAGAAGCAGCATATCTGTCACATCGTGGGCTGTGGGAAGGTGTACGGTAAGACTTCTCACCTCAGGGCTCACCTCAGATGGCACAGCGGAGAACGGCCCTTCGTCTGCAACTGGATGTTCTGTGGCAAGCGGTTTACCAGGAGTGATGAgctacagagacacagacggaCACACACGG GAGAGAAGAAGTTTGTGTGCGCACAGTGTTCAAAGAGGTTCATGCGTAGCGACCATCTGGCCAAACATATAAAGACTCACCAGAACAAAAAAGGTCTGGCTTCCTCCTCATTGTCTCCGCCCCCCAGCGACACCATCATCACAGCAGATGGAACCACCCTCATCCTTCAATCAGCTGCTGGTGCCCACGACCTCCTAGGCAATCAGGAGATCCCACTGCAGCTGGTCACCGTAGCGCCCGGTGAGGTCATGGAATGA
- the LOC120051340 gene encoding transcription factor Sp3-like isoform X1 produces MLAPEQRLKQEEMATADVEGSQSEFLQHGGASENQTTDMTAIQLTGSDRWELLTPVSTGKDAQQGVVHIPNSGMMTSNGQYVLPIGNMDSQPIYVTASGNDGSANGVSSIQYQIHNSDGTLAGFSAQGLDDGSGQIQLIQDGSHGNIGISIATTTTSDLLTQAGHMQQIQGVSLAGGTTYSGAVPMGLSGGNITFLPINSIDLESLGLAGAQTVPIATTTDGQLIMGSQALEGQEGAAKQLATLVSEANGNPDLYVPTTSSSQLPETIDGTGVLTQATAVSAGVSDPSSENYNSHNHLQQIQVSISNASSLSQPILQLSGDNQGAQGQDLSQSGQTLQSVQLVNPGTFLIQAQTVTASGQIQWQTFQVQGVQSLQGLQLPQAQGGQQLTLAPVQGLSMGQGGSITLPNLQTVTVNSIGQPGIQYTQGEEAGSPADIQIKEEPDSEEWQLSGDSTLNPSDLNNLRVQMDEEDMDMSTGEGKRLRRVACTCPNCKEAGGRGSSLGKKKQHICHIVGCGKVYGKTSHLRAHLRWHSGERPFVCNWMFCGKRFTRSDELQRHRRTHTGEKKFVCAQCSKRFMRSDHLAKHIKTHQNKKGLASSSLSPPPSDTIITADGTTLILQSAAGAHDLLGNQEIPLQLVTVAPGEVME; encoded by the exons accaCAGACATGACCGCCATCCAACTAACAGGTTCAGACCGTTGGGAGTTGTTAACCCCGGTCTCTACCGGGAAGGATGCGCAGCAGGGAGTCGTCCACATTCCTAACTCTGGCATGATGACCTCTAACGGCCAGTATGTTCTCCCGATCGGGAACATGGACAGTCAGCCCATCTACGTCACAGCTTCTGGCAATGACGGCTCAGCCAACGGAGTGTCCAGCATACAATACCAG ATCCACAACTCAGATGGAACTCTGGCAGGCTTCTCTGCGCAAGGATTGGACGATGGCTCGGGCCAAATCCAGCTCATCCAGGACGGTAGCCACGGCAATATCGGAATCAGCATCGCCACGACGACAACCTCTGACCTCCTAACGCAGGCTGGGCATATGCAGCAGATTCAGGGCGTGTCATTGGCTGGGGGCACGACCTATAGCGGCGCGGTTCCCATGGGGCTGTCGGGGGGTAACATAACTTTCCTCCCTATCAACAGCATAGACCTCGAATCACTAGGGCTTGCCGGCGCTCAGACGGTTCCCATAGCAACAACAACCGACGGTCAGCTGATCATGGGCTCCCAAGCGCTGGAGGGGCAGGAAGGTGCAGCCAAACAGCTAGCGACCCTAGTTAGTGAAGCTAACGGTAACCCAGACCTCTATGTGCCAACAACCTCATCATCCCAGCTGCCCGAGACCATCGACGGGACGGGGGTTCTGACCCAagctactgctgtgtctgccggGGTTTCAGACCCATCCTCAGAGAACTACAACTCCCACAACCACCTGCAGCAAATACAG GTGTCCATCTCTAATGCCTCGTCCCTCTCCCAGCCCATCCTACAGCTGTCAGGGGACAACCAGGGGGCCCAGGGACAGGATCTATCCCAGTCTGGGCAGACGCTCCAGAGTGTCCAACTAGTCAACCCTGGAACGTTCCTCATCCAGGCCCAGACAGTCACTGCTTCAGGACAGATACAGTGGCAGACCTTCCAG gtccaaGGGGTCCAGTCTCTGCAGGGCCTCCAGCTCCCTCAGGCCCAGGGGGGCCAGCAGCTGACTCTAGCCCCAGTCCAGGGCCTCTCTATGGGTCAGGGAGGATCCATCACCCTGCCTAACCTCCAGACTGTTACAGTCAACTCTATAGGACAGCCAGGGATTCAATACACACAGGGAGAGGAGGCCGGTAGTCCTGCAG ACATCCAGATAAAGGAGGAGCCAGACTCTGAAGAGTGGCAGCTGAGTGGCGACTCCACCCTTAACCCCAGTGACCTCAACAACCTGCGTGTCCAGATGGATGAGGAAGACATGGACATGTCCACCGGGGAGGGCAAGAGGTTGAGGAGAGTCGCCTGCACCTGTCCCAACTGTAAAGAGGCTGGAGGGAG AGGGTCGAGTCTAGGTAAGAAGAAGCAGCATATCTGTCACATCGTGGGCTGTGGGAAGGTGTACGGTAAGACTTCTCACCTCAGGGCTCACCTCAGATGGCACAGCGGAGAACGGCCCTTCGTCTGCAACTGGATGTTCTGTGGCAAGCGGTTTACCAGGAGTGATGAgctacagagacacagacggaCACACACGG GAGAGAAGAAGTTTGTGTGCGCACAGTGTTCAAAGAGGTTCATGCGTAGCGACCATCTGGCCAAACATATAAAGACTCACCAGAACAAAAAAGGTCTGGCTTCCTCCTCATTGTCTCCGCCCCCCAGCGACACCATCATCACAGCAGATGGAACCACCCTCATCCTTCAATCAGCTGCTGGTGCCCACGACCTCCTAGGCAATCAGGAGATCCCACTGCAGCTGGTCACCGTAGCGCCCGGTGAGGTCATGGAATGA